In Candidatus Methylomirabilota bacterium, the genomic stretch CCGTTTCAGGTATTCGTTCGCATCTTCGTCCCCCTCGCTGCGCCGGGGATCGGAACGGCTGCCATCCTGGTCTTTATCTTCGCGTGGAATGAATTTCTCTATGCGTTGACCTTTACCTCAACGGAGACGATGCGGACGATTCCGGTGGCCATCGCGCTCTTTCCCGGCCTGCACGAGGTCCCCTGGGGAGAGATGGCGGCTGCTACGGTCGTCGTCACCACACCGCTGATTCTTCTCGTTTTTCTCTTCCAACGCCACATCGTCTCCGGTCTTACGGCCGGTTCCGTAAAGGGGTGAAGGCTAGTGCTTAATTGCAAAAATCAGCGATACCAAAAGCCGTCACCCCGGCGAAAGCCGGGGTCCAGAAGTTCATGAAAACTGGATTCCGGCTTCCGCCGAAATGACTATGTAGTTGTTGAAATATTACGAGCACTGACGCAATCAGACGCTAGAAACAGCTTTATAGGATTAGGCGTATTCTATGGCCATAGTTGAGATATATCGAGTCACAAAGCAATTCGGATCAGTTCTGGCCGTAGATGGGGTGAACCTGACCGTCAACGATGGCGAATTCTTTGTCCTGCTCGGCTCGTCAGGGTGTGGGAAGTCCACCCTGCTCCGCCTCATCGCCGGTATAGAGTCGCCCACCGGCGGCGAGATTCGCATCGGAGGACGGCTGGTGAACGATCTCCCTCCACAGGCGAGGCAAGTCGCTATGGTCTTCCAGAGCTACGCGCTCTATCCTCATATGACGGTCGGCAGGAACATTGGGTTCCCTCTCACGGTGCAGGGATTAAGAACCGCAGCTATTAGAGAGAAGGTCCAGCGGGCTGCCGCCATGTTCGGAATCGAACAGTTACTCGATCGGAAGCCTCGTCAGCTTTCAGGGGGCGAGCGGCAACGGGTAGCCCTGGCGCGGGCGCTGGTTCGAGAGCCGGCGGTATTTCTGCTCGATGAACCACTCTCAAACCTCGATGCGCGGCTCCGGACCGCTGCCCGAGAGGAGCTTCTGCAGTTGCAACGGCAAATCGGGACCACCACCATCTATGTCACACACGACCAGGTGGAGGCCATGGCCTTGGCGGACCGGATTGCCGTGATGGATACCGGACAAGTCAGGCAGATCGGTACGCCTCGAGAGATCTATCACGAACCGGCCGACACCTTTGTAGCCGGCTTCCTTGGATCACCTCCGATGAACCTCGTGGCGTATGGGGATGAGATCATCGGTCTCCGTCCCGAGCAGCTTCTCCCGAAAGAGGCCTATCGGGGACACGGCAGGCCGGTATCCTTTCGGCTTAGGGTAACGCGGGTGGAGGACCTGGGGGCCGAACGCATCGTCTACGGCTGCTTAGAGGAGCAGCTCGGAAACGCCCGCGTGTCGGCTCGGCTATCGCCAGATATCGCGATCTCCTTCCAACAGGGCAAAGATTACGAATTCGTCATCGAGGAAACAGCGCTGCGACTTTTCGATCGAGCGACCGGGCTCAGAATCGGGACTACCGGCGTGATTGATACGCGAAGAGGTGACTCGATGCTTGTACAATAGAAGGAATCGGCGGTTCGCACCTATACCAAGGTGAAACATTCCTGATGAGACTTCAGGCAGCGCCTGACGGAGAATAACATTATGTCGGGTTGTGCGCTTTCGCTCAGCCGTCGACCGTGGTTTGCGGAGTAGAGGTCCTTCTATGCTGGACAAGGTGAACAAGCTGCTCCACTACGACGTGTGGGCGTCCGAGTTGGATCGTCTGGCGCCATGGGCGCGCGCAGGGGTCCGCCTGCTGCGCATCATCAACGTGGCCGGGTCGGAGTTCCGTGAGAACCTGCTCAGCAACCGGGCGGCCGGCCTGGTCTATACCACCATGCTTTCCCTCGTGCCCTTTTTGGCCGTGATGTTCTCTGTGCTGAAGGGCTTCGGCGTGCACCAGCAGATCGAGCCGTTTCTGGATCAGGCCCTGGAGCCACTTGGCGAACGGGGCCACGAGGTCACCATGCAGATCATCGGCTTTGTCAACAATCTCAAGGTCGGTGTGCTTGGGGCTGCCGGTGTGGCGACGTTGTTCTGGACGACGTTTTCGGCGATCCATCAGATCGAAGACGCCTTCAATGCGATCTGGCGCGTGCGCCAGTCCCGTTCCCTTGGCCGTAAGTTCAGAGATTATCTCAGTGTCGTGCTGGTCGGCCCCGTCCTGGTCTTTGCCGCGTTCACGATGATCGCCTCGGCGCAGAGTCATTGGCTGGTTCAGCGCGTGCTGGAGATTCAGCCGTTCGGGTATCTGATTGTACTCGGCGCGAAGATCCTGCCTTTTGCGATCCTGTGCGGCACGTTTAGTTTCTTGTACGCATTACTCCCCAATACACAGGTCAGACTCACCTCGGCGCTTGTCGGCGGACTGACGGCAGGCGGTTTGTGGCAGCTCGCGGGAACGGCGTTTACCTCGTTCGTGGCCGAGTCCGGGAGGTACAGCGCGATCTACTCCGGTTTTGCGATCGTAATCCTGTTCCTGCTCTGGCTGTACATCACCTGGATTATTGTGCTGCTCGGCGCACAGGTGGCGTATTTCTACCAGCACCAATCGGCCTATCTCAGCGGTGTCGTCCGGCGCCAACGGACCCACGAGTTTCGCGAATGGGCGGCCTTAACGGTACTTGCCGAAATTACGCGGCGCCACCTGGCCGGGCAGCCGCCCGCCGGAACCGCGGAGTTGGTCTTCAAACTGGATATTCCCCTCGGGGTAGTCGAAGAACTGACGGAAGAGTTTGTCCGCGGCCGGCTGCTGCTTCGTACGGAGGACCCTCCCGGGTTCACTTTAGGCCGGCCGCCCGAATATGTGCCCATCTTCGAAATCCTGGCACTGGTCCGAACCTCCCGGCCAGGCGCGGCGGCCGACGTCGCCATGACCGGTCCTGTCGCTGCGGCGTTGCGGCGGCGGGAGGACGCGACGCGGCTTGCGCTGCAAGGGGTGACCTTGCGTTCTCTGGCCGCAGAGGGGCCGCCCGAGGCGATCAACGGTCTTCTCCTTCGTTGAGGGTTGAGTTGGCATCTCACACCGCTCTTCAGATTGTGACGGGATCCGCGATAGTGAAACTGCTCTAAAGCCCTCCACGTCAGACCGTTCACAGGCGAAAGACAGAATAGTCAGACGAGTGAGGGTATCCCGCCTTCGTCCGGTTCTTCCTTTCGTGTGACCATACTGTAGCTGGTAGAAGGGGCGACAAGCCAGCCGAAAGATACCCGGCGCTGAGCCGAAAGATAGCTGGCGGGCGAAGGTCGAAGGTGTTAAATGAATAACGTAAAGAGGAACCGCGCTTAAGATTTGGCGGAGGTGCGCCGATGTGGGCTGGGACATGATGTTTCCTCCGTTCCTTGGCAGAAGACACGTCGTACTCGCCTGTGCGGCAGCGCTGATCGGAGCCGTGGCCGTCATCGATTGGCGTGTGGCGGTCGATGTCTCTTTTGGGTTCCTGTATGTGTTTCCCGTGATGTTGGCGGCGAGTGTGCTGCCGCGTGGGGCGATTGCGTTGACGGCGGTTCTCTGTATGATGCTCTCCGATCTCTTCAACCCCGTTCCTTTTCCTCTCAGCGTCGCGCTGCTACGCGATCTCTCGGTGTTTGCCACATTGACAGGGGCCGGGTTGTTCGTCCATGAGGTGATCAGGAGCCGCCGAGGCGAGATGGAGCACCTCCAGCGGATTGAACAGGAAGTCGTAGCTCGGCGCCAAGCAGAGGAGCAGTTGGCGTTTCTCATCGATAGCAGCCCTGTTGCCATTCTCACAATGAGTGGCGACGGCGCAATTCTTCAGGCAAATGTATCGGCGCACCGCCTGTTTGGAGCGCCGAATGGAGAGCTGCCCGGGAGAATGATCAGCCGCTATGTTGTGGCCTTAGGCTCGGTCCCGTCTGTTGAGACCACACGTCAGACCTTTCGGACCGAAATGCAATGCCGTGGATCGCGAGACGACGGCAGCATCTTCCCGGCTCGCGTCTTCTTCTCGACCTACAGTACGGCAGCAGGTCCCCGCCTGGCCGCTTTGATCGTCGATCTTTCCGAGGAGTTGAGGGAACGCGAGGAGTCGAGTTTTGAGCACCTCCTGGCCGGCTCGCGAGTCGTTGTCGGAGCGGTGTCTCATGAAATCCGAAACGTGTGTAGCGCTATCGCCGTGCTCTACGAGAACCTCGCACGGGGTGGGCGTCTCGTGGCGAATAAGGATTTCGAAGCCCTCGGCTCGCTGGTCGAGACGCTGAATAAGATCGCCTCATTGGAGCTCAAACACAGTACAAGCGGGACAAGAACGGCGCAGATCGACGGGACCGACCTCGTTGAGATGTTCGATAGTCTTCGGATCGTCCTGGAATCGTCCTGCGAGGAGGCCGGCATTACAGTACACTGGGAGATCCCTGAAGGACTTCCTCCGGTGTGGGCCGATCGACACCTCTTATTGCAGGCTCTATTGAACCTGACAAAGAACGCCGAACGAGCGTTGGAGGGCGCCGATGTGAAGAGAATCGATATCTCCGTCTCTGTCGGCAAAGGCCACCTGTCCCTTCGGGTGACCGATACGGGGCCTGGAATCGGTTCGGCGGAAAAGCTATTTCGACCTTTTCAAGCGGGCGCCGAATCAACGGGCCTTGGTTTATTTCTCTCTCGAGCGCTCGTGCGATCTTTTCGTGGGGATCTCCGGTACGATCCTACCGTACCAGGGTGCTCCTTTGTCATTGACCTGGCAGTAGCCGGTTCCACTGAGACGAATTATGGAAATACAGGCAGACATGAAGCGAATACGGGTGCTGTTGCTTGACGACCACATCCTGTTTCGAGAGGGCTTGAGCCGGCTTCTGCAATCGGAGCCCGATTTCGACATAGCAGGAGTCTGCGGTACCTCTGCCGAGGCGCTTGAGATCCTGAGCCGCTTCCCTGTTGATGTCGTCTTGTTGGACTTTGACCTCGGAGAGGATTATGGAAATCTGTTTATCTCATTCGCTCGCGAGGGAGGGTATGCAGGGAAAATCTTAATGGTCACGGCGGGGATGAACGCCGCAGAATCCTCAGCCGCGTTGAAACTCGGCGCATCGGGTATCTTTCTTAAGCACAGTCCGCCCGATGCCCTTGTCACAGCCATACGGCGAGTCGTGAGAGGAGAGGCGTGGGTCGATCAGAGGGTTATCCAACTCATGGCCGATGCGGTGAATCAGCCTGAGGAACAAGAGGGTCACAAGCGCCTCACCGAACGAGAGGAACAGGTGCTTCAGGCCGTATTTGAGGGTCTCACGAATAAGGAAGCCGCTACCAAACTAGGAGTGACGGAAAGCGCAGTGAAAGCGACGCTACAGCATTTATTTCAAAAGACCGGCGTGCGGACGCGCAGTCAGCTTGTCCGGGTGGCGATTGAGGGCTCTCGCCGAACTGAGAGGAAGTTCTGAACCCTCCTCAAACCTCAATGAAACAGCTCAAAACACAGTGGCCGCGGGTCGCGGCGGAAATCGTGAGCAGCAGTCACGTGTTGGTGCTCGTGGATTACGACTGCACGCTGATGCGGATGACTCCCACCTCAGACCGGGCAACGCTTCCTGCTTCGATCCGGTCGGTGCTCCGAGCGCTTTCACGCCATCCTCGAATGACGATCGGCGTGATCAGCGAGCGACCAGTCGCCGAACTGCGGCGGCGGGTTGGGGTACGAAACCTGATCTATATCGGCAATCATGGACAAAGGGTGTGGCGAGTTGGTCGTCAGGCTGAGGTTATCGTGCCGCAATCTTTTCAGAAAACAGTCGCCTGTATTCGGTCGAAGCTCGCCAGTGTCGCAGCAGATATCCCTGGGGCGCTCGTCCAGGCCAAAGGCCTGTCAATCAGTCTGCATTACCGGTTGGTGGCGACCGAACTGGAGAGTTGTCTCATGGGGAGATTCGCATCTGAAATACTTCCCCTTGCTCGCGCTTCGGAACTGGCAGTGCTTTACGGAAGGAAGGTTATCGAACTCTGTCCCAGAGTCAAGTGGATAAAAGATCATGCCGCGCTGTGGTTGATGAAGGACATTCACCGACACTCGGTCCTGCCGATATATATCGGCGACGATCACACTGATGGAGGTGCATGCGGGGTGTTGGCCGATAGCATCACGATACGGGTTGGCGCCCGTGCGGAATCACAGGCTCACTATTATGTGCGGGATGTGGGGGAGGTGGTGGCGTTGTTTCAATGGATGATGGCAACCTGTTCAACAGGATAGCGGGGGCCTCAATGCCGGCATGATCAATAATCGAACGAGATGATAGGCGTCGAGAAGTTCCCCTAACATGCGACCGGACAGTAGTAAAGAATAAGATCAGACTTGTCCAGATTCATCGCAGTCGAGCTCTATCTTGGACAGCAGCGGTCTCGACGAGATCCGCGTCAGCCGTCCGGTTGCCAACGCAGACGCAGGACAGACCCCGTAATATGAATCGCCGGCGAATTCACGAGTGAACGACCCAGCTTTTCTCACATCGGGTTACTTGGGCTCCGAAGGCTCATCCGGCCGTTCTTCTTTCTGGGTGCCGGGTTTTTCTTTGCCGCGGATGAGCTGTTCCAGTCGGACCAGCGCATCGGCTGTTTTCTGTCGCGCCGTTTCGGACGTGATGCCGAAACCCTCTACCTGGCGCTTGAGGTCTTCCGTGCCCCCGGTGCGTTTGAACGCGGCAATGGCAATGCCCAGCGCGATGAGGGCGATCAGCAGTGTGAGAGCTTCCATCGTTTACCTCCAGGCCGGCGTCTTCAGGGCTGAGCGGCCCCATCCGACCACTCAGAGGTGAAGAAGAGGATCGTCCAATGGATGGATGTCGTCTTGCCCTCCGCCTCTTGTGCCTACCCGATGGTCTGGCCGGTCCGGGTATCAGTGTCTGTGTATTTTGTCGTCGCGCAGCCACTCTCAACAACAGTTACGGAAAATGCAAACATCACCAGCACACCGAATTGCCTCACGTGGCCCCCTCGACGTCGCCCATGTTACAAATGTTATGCGCGCACTGGAATTTGTCAATAATTGCGAGAGGCGATTTGCCTTGACTTTGAAGGGGGTTTGACTATAGTGGATTTTAGTGACGCTTTGTGATCTATTTGCAATTGATGCGAGCTGAGGCTGCTTGTTTACGTGATGTTGTCTGTTCGTGGGACGCCAGAGGTTGTCGCCGATCATCCATTTGATCTGATATAAAACTGCAATGGATTTATCCCAAGAGGTCCGGAGATAGATCTATTTCCGGAGGAGAGAGGGTGGTCGGGCCGCCATCCGCGAGACGCGGAGGCGGCCTTTTTATTTCGTTGAACGGCAAGATCCTGTCAGATAGGAGGGCTGTCGGATGGGTCTTCGACGGGTGCTGTCTCATACGGTGCTTACCTACCCCAGAACCACGTTGATCGTCGCGGTGCTGCTCACGCTCGTGTCGGTGTGGGTAGCAATCACACGACTGAGCTTCACCTCTACGCACGAGGCGCTCTCCGCCCTTAGCGGCAAGGTCGGGCAGGCCCAAGAACGCTATCACCGAGCGTTCGGCGATCCGGACCGGGTGGTCATTGTCGTGGAGGCCGCCGACAAGGAACAGGCCGAGCGGTACGCCACTGTCCTTGCCGGACGGCTGGAAGCGTTGGCGGAGATCGAAGAGGTGATCTATCGCTTCGATCTCACGTCGCTGGAGGATCATTTCCTGATGTACCTGACCCCGGAGCAGCTCAGCGATCTGCGGAGTAAGCTCCAGGAACATGCCTCGCTGTTGAAGGAGCTGTCGGCCGAACCGGGCTTGAATCACCTGTTCCAACTGATTCACCGAGAGATCAGCGCGGCGTTGGTCGGTCATCTGTTTACGGGTTTCCTGGAAGAAGAGGACGAGGGTGAGGTCAGACGCCCCGTGGAGCTTCAGCCGCTGATTGCGCTGCTCACGCAACTTGAGGCGTGGGCCGCCGCCCCGCGGACCTACACCTCCCCGTGGAAGCAGTTCATGGTTGAAGCTGAGGAGAACGGCGATCGGGAAGGCTATTTGTGGTCCGACAACAAACAGCTCCTCTTCGTGCTGGCCACTGTGAACGCCGATACGGCCAGTGTGCACAAGTTCGAACGGCCTATTCAAGCCATCCGTCGGGAGATCCGGTCGCTGCACGCCCTGTATCCTGGGGTCAGGGCCGGTGTTACGGGAGGTCCGGCTCTCGAGTACGATGAGATAACTGCGGCGCAACGCGATTCCGGGCTGATGACGCTCATTTCCGTCGGCGGTGTGGCCCTTCTGCTGGTACTGAGCTTTCGGAGCGTGTTCAGGCCCCTTATGGGAATGGTTGCGCTGGTCATGGGCGTCTGCTGGGCCTTCGGATTTGCCGCCGTGACAGTCGGCCATCTGAACATGTTTTCGATGGTGTTGGCGCCGATGTTGATCGGGATCGGGATCGATTACAGGATTCATCTTCTGACCCGCTACGAGGAAGAGCGAGGCGCCGGCTATTCGACTCGCGAGGCGTTGGAGCGGGCCATCGAAGGTGCCGGTTCCGGCATTGCTCATGCCGCGTTGACCACCTCCATAGCTCTTTTTACGCTGATCCTTACGGGGATCAGCATTTTTCAGGAACTGGGCCTGATTACAGGATGCGGCTTGCTGCTGATGCTGGTCTCAGCCTTTGTCGTTCTCCCGCCGCTGCTCTTGTTATGGGATAAGCGGCGCGATCCCCACACATCGACGGTGCCTGCCGCCGCGTCAACTCACGGGCGCCCGCCCGCAGGAAAGACCGGTGAGACTCACTGGCATTTCCCATCTTTACCGAAGCCTCCGGATTTTATGGAATCCTGGTACCGTAAACCCCGTACTGTCCTGATCCTGTCGGCGGCCGCGACGCTGCTGGCCCTGTATGGGGCGAGTCGCGTCGAATTCGACGGCAACGTCCTCCGCCTTCAGGCGGAAGGGACCGAGTCGGTGGACTGGGAGTTGAAGATCATCCGGCAGTCGGAGCGCTCGACCATCTATGGGGTGATCCTGGCCGAGGGCCTTGAAGAGATCAGGGCAAAGACCGAGGCGCTTGAGGCTCTTCCGTCGGTGAGCAAGGTGGAAAGCATTGCGATGGTCATCCCGGAAAATCAGGAGCGCAAGCTCCTGCGGGCTCGCGAACTCAAGCCGGTCCTGGCCGGGACGGACCTCTCAACACTTCCCCAACCTGCACCGCTTGATCTCGATGGGCTGCTGGATACACTGCACCGGATGAAGGCCAAGATGCTGACGACGGAGGCCGCAGACAAGTGGATCGGAGCGGAGAAGCCGCCCCTGGAGCAGATGGCGCAGGTGCGAAGGCTGATCAATCGGTTCGAGCGCCGGCTTCGGCAACGGGGACACGCAGAGGTTGGTCGGAGGCTTACCGTCTTTCAGGACAAGCTGTTCGACGATTTCTATGATCAGTTGTCGCTTCTCGCCAGGGCGGTCGCCTCCGGTCCGGTCGGGCTTGATGACCTGCCGAACGATCTGAAAAAGCAGTTCGTGGGGCGGGACGGTTCGTATCTGATTCGGGTCTACCCACGGGACAATCCGTGGGAGTTCGATTCACAGAGCGCGTTTGTCGCCGACCTGAGGTCGGTCGATCCCGACGCCGTCGGCGACCCTGTGAAAGGATACGAGGTCATTACAGCGATGAAGCAGGGGTACCAGCAGGTGGGAATCTATGCGTTAATCGGGGCGGCGGCGGCGTTCTTGCTGCATCTGCGCGATCTCCGCTACTTCCTCCTGGCCAAGGTCCCGCTGGTGATCGGCGCCATCTGGACCGTCGGCCTGATGCATCTCTTTCAGGTCAGGTTCAACCTGGCCAACTTGATTATCATCCCGCTGATCGTGGCGTTCGGGGTGGAAAACGGCCTCTTGATCATCCACCGCTTCCGGGAGGAGGGGGAGACTGCAGTGCTGCCATGGAGCATGGGGAAGGGTGTGGCGCTTTCGTCGTTGACCACCATGATCGGCTTCAGCAGTCTCCTCATTGCTCATCATCGCGGCGCATTCAGTATCGGTCTTTTGGTTACACTTGGCATGGGGGCCGTCCTGGTGGTCTCTTTGGTCGTATTACCGGCTCTTCTCACCGTTGTCGCGAAGCAGGCGCGGAAAGTGGTTCCAAGGTCCGGGTTGCAGGTTTCAGGTTAACAGCATTTCCGGGCAGTTGAAGCCGCTGGTAACAGAGGCACACGTCAGCGGTCTATGTGTCATCAACGAGGATCATGACATTGTCAGAGATTGCGGTCATCATCGGCCTGGGACTGATCATGGGGATGGTGCTGGTTCTGCCTTTCTCCGTCCGTTGGGTGGAGGAGGAGCTCGAGGTATTCCTCCTGGTTATGGGATGCCTGGCTGTGACGATGAGCGGGCTGTGGAGCCGGCATCTGATCGGAGAGGTGCTGACCGAGCCAATAAAGATCTCAGCCGCTGTTCTTGTCTTTGGAGTGCTCTTTCGCCAGTGCCGGGACTTCATACGACATCGGGTCTCGCGGTTGGCGCGTGGGGTGGGCTTGCCGTATTTTCTGTTTACGTTGGTGGTCGGGTTGGGGATCATCTCGAGCGTCGTCACCGCCATTATTGCCGCACTGATCTTGGTGGAGGTGATTTCAGGGCTTCGCATGGAAAGGGACAAGGAACGCTCGATCGTCATTGTCGCTTGCTATTCCATCGGCTTGGGGGCGGTGCTCACGCCCATCGGGGAACCGCTATCCACCATTGCGACGGCCAAACTCTCTGGTCCTCCGCACTCTGCCGGATTCTTCTTTTTGGCAAAGCTCCTTTGGCCATGGGTAGTCGCGGGGATTCTCTTCTTGGGACTACTCGCGGCCGGATTTGGGGGTCGTCAGGTCAGCACGGCGGAAAGTCTGACCGAGGATGTTCCTGAAAGTTACCTGACCATCACTCTTCGAGCGGTAAGGGTCTACGCCTTCGTTGCGGCCCTCCTGCTGCTCGGGCACGGCTTCGCACCTGTGGTCGATCGGTATCTCGTTGTGATGCCTGAGTCCGTGCTGTACTGGGTAAATATGGTATCGGCCGTCCTGGATAACGCCACACTGGCGGCTGCCGAAATCTCGCCTCTCATGAGCGTGTCGAAGATCCAGTTCCTTGTGATGGGGCTGTTGATTTCCGGCGGCATGCTCATACCCGGCAACATCCCCAATATCATCTGTGCCGGCAAACTTGGTATCAAAAGCCGGGAATGGGCGAGGCTTGGCGTGCCCCTGGGCCTAATCCTGCTGCTCTTGTACTTTATCCTCCTGCAAATTGCGCCTGGCAGCATCGGTCCCTCCCCTGCTTGACATTTACTGTATGCCGGCGCAGCCAGATTTGCCTTGACTTCACTCGATTTTTGGCTACAGTGAGCCGAACGTAAGCTACCGAGAGATCTGACACCAATACTAGATGAGGTGTGTATGTTCGCATCGCCAGGTCCGTTGGTTCTGCAGATCGGCCCGATTTCCATTCGTTGGTACGGCCTGCTCTTCGCCGTCGCGGTCTTACTCGGGACCTGGTTGGCGCAGCGCGAGGCGGCCCGTCGTGGGGAGGATCCGGAACAACTCTTGAACGTGATTGTGTACGGCGTGATGTGGGGTCTGCTGGGCGCGCGGCTCTACTACGTCCTGTTCAACTGGGGCTATTATAGTCAGAATCCGCTGAAGATCCTGGCGGTGTGGGAAGGGGGCCTGGCGATCCACGGCGGCCTGCTGGCGGGGGGGCTAGCCGCGATCATCTATTCGGTCAGGAAGAAACTCCCCGTGTTGGCTTACCTGGACATCATGGCGCTTTCGGCTCCGCTCGGACAGGCGATCGGACGGTGGGGCAATTTTTTTAATCAGGAGGCCTTCGGAATTCCAACTGACGTGCCGTGGAAACTGTACATTGAGCCGTACCACCGGCCGCCCCATCTGGCCGCTTACGAGTATTTTCACCCGACGTTTCTGTACGAATCGCTCTGGAATATCCTGGTTTTTGCGATCCTCTACTTCCTGCTTCGCAAGCGCCTGGAACCGACTCGCGGCGCACTGACGCTCTGTTATCTTGGACTGTATTCTGTGGGGCGGTTCTTTATTGAAGGATTTCGAATCGACAGTTTGATGTTGGGACCTGTACGCGCGGCCCAGATCATGAGTCTGGTACTGATTGTGCTCTCGGGAGCGGGACTTGCCTGGTTGCGTGCGGCCGCCAGGCGCTCTCGGCGCTCTTAAGAGATGATGATGGAACGAATCGGTGTCGTCGGTGCCGGGGCCTGGGGGACCACGCTCGCCAAGCTGTTGGCCGAGAAGGGGTACCAGGTGACGCTCTGGGTGTGGGAGCGCGAACTCGCCGCCTCGATGGCGAAGGAGCGTGAGAACAGCGTCTATCTCCCGGGGATTGAACTACCCGAGGCGCTCGAGATCACCGACACGCTCGCTCAAGCGGCTCGGGGCTGCTCGGCGGTCCTGCTGGTGACCCCCTCGCATGTTATGCGTTCCGTATGTGCCGCGTTGCTTCCGTTCATCCGGGAATCGACGATTTGCGTCATCGCGACGAAGGGCCTGGAACCGAATAGTTGTATGACGATGTTGCAGGTAGTGCATGAGGTGGCACCATCGATCACGACGCCGGCGGTGCTTTCAGGCCCGACCTTTGCGAAGGAGGTGGGCAGGGGATTGCCGACGGCGGCGGTCGTCGCCTCGGCAGAGGCTTCCGTGGCAACACGGGCGCAGAGCCTGCTGAGCACCCCCACCTTTCGCGTCTATGCCGGGACCGATCCGTTGGGGGTCGAGTTGGGCGGGGCGATCAAGAACGTGATTGCCATTGCGGCCGGCATCGTGGACGGCCTTGGACTCGGGCACAATGCGTTGGCTGCCCTCATTACACGGGGGTTGCGCGAAATGACCCGGCTGGGCGTCGCCATGGGCGGACGCGCCGAGACCTTTGCCGGTCTGGCCGGGCTTGGGGACCTGGTCCTGACCTGTACGGGGGATCT encodes the following:
- the otsB gene encoding trehalose-phosphatase, with amino-acid sequence MKQLKTQWPRVAAEIVSSSHVLVLVDYDCTLMRMTPTSDRATLPASIRSVLRALSRHPRMTIGVISERPVAELRRRVGVRNLIYIGNHGQRVWRVGRQAEVIVPQSFQKTVACIRSKLASVAADIPGALVQAKGLSISLHYRLVATELESCLMGRFASEILPLARASELAVLYGRKVIELCPRVKWIKDHAALWLMKDIHRHSVLPIYIGDDHTDGGACGVLADSITIRVGARAESQAHYYVRDVGEVVALFQWMMATCSTG
- a CDS encoding prolipoprotein diacylglyceryl transferase, producing MFASPGPLVLQIGPISIRWYGLLFAVAVLLGTWLAQREAARRGEDPEQLLNVIVYGVMWGLLGARLYYVLFNWGYYSQNPLKILAVWEGGLAIHGGLLAGGLAAIIYSVRKKLPVLAYLDIMALSAPLGQAIGRWGNFFNQEAFGIPTDVPWKLYIEPYHRPPHLAAYEYFHPTFLYESLWNILVFAILYFLLRKRLEPTRGALTLCYLGLYSVGRFFIEGFRIDSLMLGPVRAAQIMSLVLIVLSGAGLAWLRAAARRSRRS
- a CDS encoding cation transporter — protein: MTLSEIAVIIGLGLIMGMVLVLPFSVRWVEEELEVFLLVMGCLAVTMSGLWSRHLIGEVLTEPIKISAAVLVFGVLFRQCRDFIRHRVSRLARGVGLPYFLFTLVVGLGIISSVVTAIIAALILVEVISGLRMERDKERSIVIVACYSIGLGAVLTPIGEPLSTIATAKLSGPPHSAGFFFLAKLLWPWVVAGILFLGLLAAGFGGRQVSTAESLTEDVPESYLTITLRAVRVYAFVAALLLLGHGFAPVVDRYLVVMPESVLYWVNMVSAVLDNATLAAAEISPLMSVSKIQFLVMGLLISGGMLIPGNIPNIICAGKLGIKSREWARLGVPLGLILLLLYFILLQIAPGSIGPSPA
- a CDS encoding DNA-binding response regulator, which gives rise to MEIQADMKRIRVLLLDDHILFREGLSRLLQSEPDFDIAGVCGTSAEALEILSRFPVDVVLLDFDLGEDYGNLFISFAREGGYAGKILMVTAGMNAAESSAALKLGASGIFLKHSPPDALVTAIRRVVRGEAWVDQRVIQLMADAVNQPEEQEGHKRLTEREEQVLQAVFEGLTNKEAATKLGVTESAVKATLQHLFQKTGVRTRSQLVRVAIEGSRRTERKF
- a CDS encoding glycerol-3-phosphate dehydrogenase, which gives rise to MMERIGVVGAGAWGTTLAKLLAEKGYQVTLWVWERELAASMAKERENSVYLPGIELPEALEITDTLAQAARGCSAVLLVTPSHVMRSVCAALLPFIRESTICVIATKGLEPNSCMTMLQVVHEVAPSITTPAVLSGPTFAKEVGRGLPTAAVVASAEASVATRAQSLLSTPTFRVYAGTDPLGVELGGAIKNVIAIAAGIVDGLGLGHNALAALITRGLREMTRLGVAMGGRAETFAGLAGLGDLVLTCTGDLSRNRQLGLALGRGAALSDLLPRSPTVKEGVNASKGAVELARRFSVDMPICQETYAVLFEHRSPQEAVVKLLGRALKAEAT
- a CDS encoding ribonuclease BN, whose amino-acid sequence is MLDKVNKLLHYDVWASELDRLAPWARAGVRLLRIINVAGSEFRENLLSNRAAGLVYTTMLSLVPFLAVMFSVLKGFGVHQQIEPFLDQALEPLGERGHEVTMQIIGFVNNLKVGVLGAAGVATLFWTTFSAIHQIEDAFNAIWRVRQSRSLGRKFRDYLSVVLVGPVLVFAAFTMIASAQSHWLVQRVLEIQPFGYLIVLGAKILPFAILCGTFSFLYALLPNTQVRLTSALVGGLTAGGLWQLAGTAFTSFVAESGRYSAIYSGFAIVILFLLWLYITWIIVLLGAQVAYFYQHQSAYLSGVVRRQRTHEFREWAALTVLAEITRRHLAGQPPAGTAELVFKLDIPLGVVEELTEEFVRGRLLLRTEDPPGFTLGRPPEYVPIFEILALVRTSRPGAAADVAMTGPVAAALRRREDATRLALQGVTLRSLAAEGPPEAINGLLLR
- a CDS encoding ABC transporter ATP-binding protein; this translates as MAIVEIYRVTKQFGSVLAVDGVNLTVNDGEFFVLLGSSGCGKSTLLRLIAGIESPTGGEIRIGGRLVNDLPPQARQVAMVFQSYALYPHMTVGRNIGFPLTVQGLRTAAIREKVQRAAAMFGIEQLLDRKPRQLSGGERQRVALARALVREPAVFLLDEPLSNLDARLRTAAREELLQLQRQIGTTTIYVTHDQVEAMALADRIAVMDTGQVRQIGTPREIYHEPADTFVAGFLGSPPMNLVAYGDEIIGLRPEQLLPKEAYRGHGRPVSFRLRVTRVEDLGAERIVYGCLEEQLGNARVSARLSPDIAISFQQGKDYEFVIEETALRLFDRATGLRIGTTGVIDTRRGDSMLVQ